One window of the Diospyros lotus cultivar Yz01 chromosome 12, ASM1463336v1, whole genome shotgun sequence genome contains the following:
- the LOC127786950 gene encoding RING-H2 finger protein ATL51-like has product MDSLGTPDPWTPPPDCSQPICTAYCPQWCYIIFPPPPPFDYDDHARTNLSPLIIVVIAILAAAFLVIAYYTVISKYCRRRGALNASPELESSLNELHHGSRWEPGSGHAGLDEAMINSIAVCKYAKGDGLVEGTECAVCLAEFRDGESLRLLPKCGHAFHLPCIDTWLKSQSNCPLCRAAVVAAPPPSSQNSNSTLNISALEIRHRNDLVLVVDDRERVRREEVVLGVASDPPLRRSVSMVSVADILQVEEHYEDLEMEIQRSPTGIGSSQENGREIKWKWRV; this is encoded by the coding sequence ATGGATTCTCTTGGGACCCCAGATCCCTGGACGCCGCCGCCGGACTGTTCGCAGCCAATTTGCACCGCCTATTGCCCCCAGTGGTGCTACATCATCTTCCCTCCCCCGCCGCCTTTCGACTACGATGACCATGCCCGCACCAATCTCTCCCCTCTCATCATCGTCGTCATCGCCATCTTGGCCGCCGCTTTCCTCGTGATCGCCTACTACACCGTCATCTCCAAGTATTGCCGGAGACGAGGCGCCCTAAACGCTAGTCCGGAACTCGAATCCAGCCTCAACGAACTCCACCATGGCAGCCGCTGGGAACCTGGTTCGGGCCACGCCGGCTTGGACGAGGCGATGATCAACTCCATCGCGGTCTGCAAGTACGCCAAGGGAGACGGCCTGGTCGAAGGCACGGAGTGCGCCGTTTGCCTCGCGGAGTTTCGCGACGGCGAGAGCCTCCGGCTGCTGCCGAAATGCGGCCACGCTTTCCACCTCCCCTGCATCGACACTTGGCTCAAATCCCAATCCAACTGCCCGCTTTGTCGCGCCGCCGTGGTGGCCGCCCCACCGCCGAGCTCTCAGAATTCTAATTCCACTCTCAACATTTCAGCTCTCGAAATCCGCCACCGGAACGATCTGGTCCTCGTGGTTGATGATCGGGAAAGAGTTCGCCGGGAAGAGGTGGTTCTCGGCGTCGCTAGCGATCCGCCATTGAGAAGATCGGTTTCAATGGTTTCCGTCGCTGATATATTACAGGTGGAGGAACACTATGAAGATCTAGAAATGGAGATCCAGCGATCGCCGACGGGGATCGGATCGTCCCAGGAAAACGGCCGGGAAATCAAATGGAAATGGAGGGTTTGA